Within the Opitutaceae bacterium TAV5 genome, the region ACCGCCGCCATCCCTCGCCCGGCCATCCTTGACGAGGTCAAACCCGCGCACCTGCCGCGCGCCACGCTCGTCGAAAACAAGCGCAGCTTCAACTGGGTGACGGAGAAGATCTGCGGCATCATCGAGTCGAAGACGCCCACCTGGTGGTGGGTCTGCTTCGCCCTCGCGTGCTGCGTCGCCTCGTTCACGGTCGCCGGCATCGCCTACCTCGTCTCGACGGGCGTCGGCGTCTGGGGTCACGCCAATCCGGTCAACTGGGCCTGGGACATCGTCAACTTCGTGTTCTGGATCGGTATCGGCCACGCCGGTACGCTCATCTCCGCGATTCTGTGCCTGCTGCGCCAGAAATGGCGCACGTCGATCAACCGCGCCGCCGAGGCCATGACGATCTTCGCCGTCGTCTGCGCCGGCATCTTCCCGGTCTTCCACGTCGGCCGCGTCTGGTACGCCGTCTGGCCGGGTTTCCTCTTCCCGGTGCCCAACTCCAACGGCATCTGGCCCAACTTTCGCTCGCCGCTGGAGTGGGACGTGTTTGCCGTTTCCACCTACGCGACGGTGTCCGTGCTCTTCTGGTACGTCGGCCTGGTCCCCGATCTCGCCGTCCTGCGCGACCGCTTTTTCGCCGCCGGCAACCGCCTCAAGGCCACGCTCTACGGCCTGTTCGCGATGGGCTGGCGCGGCAGCAACCGCCACTGGAGCAACTACGAAATGGCGTACCTGATCCTCGCCGGCGTCTCCACGCCGCTCGTGTTGTCCGTGCACACCATCGTGTCGTTCGACTTCGCGGTGTCGCTCATCCCCGGCTGGCACACCACGATCTTCCCGCCGTACTTCGTGGCCGGCGCCATCTTCTCGGGCTTCGGCATGGTGCTCACGCTCATGCTGCCGCTGCGCTCGATCTTCAAGCTCCAGGACCTGATCACGCAGTATCACATCGACTGCATGTGCAAGATCACCCTGGCGACCGGCACCATCGTCGGCTACGCCTACGGCATGGAGTTCTTCATCGCGTGGTACGGCGCCAACCCGTACGAAGGCTTCGCCTTCATCAACCGCGCGTTCGGCCACTACGCCTGGGCCTACTGGATCATGATCACGTGCAACGTCATCACGCCCCAGTTCTTCTGGTTCAGGAAAATCCGGGAAAACACCGCGCTCGTCTGGGTGCTCTCGATCTTCGTCAACGTCGGCATGTGGTTCGAGCGTTTCGTGATCATCGTCACCTCGCTCGCCCGCGATTTCCTGCCGTCGAGCTGGGGCTACTACAGCCCGTCGATCGTGGAGGTGTTCACCTTCTTCGGCACGTTCGGCGTGTTCAGCGTGCTGTTCCTGCTCTTCATCCGGTTCCTGCCCATCATGCCGATGGCCGAAATCAAGGCCGTCATGCCGCAGGCCGACGTCCACGGCGGACACGACCACAAGCACTGATCCATCCTCCCTCGACGACTTAACGACTCCCGACCATGTCAGCTCAAACTTACGGTCTCATCGCCACCTTCGACACCGCGCCGGATATTTACCACGCGGCGGAAAAAGTGCGCGATGCCGGCTATCAACACTGGGACTGCGTCACGCCCTTTCCGATCCACGGACTCGATGGCGCGATGGGCCTGAAACGCTCCCGCGTGCCGCGTTTTTCGATCACCGGCGGCATCATCGGTTTTTCGACCGGCATGAGCATGATCTGGGCGATGAACGCCTGGGACTACCCGCTCATCGTCGGCGGCAAGCCGCTTTTTTCACCGATGTTCGCCTTTCCCGTGAGCTACGAGCTGACGATTCTCTTCACGGCCTTCGCCACCATCGCCGGCATGTTCATCCTCAACCGCCTGCCCATGCACTACCATCCCGTCCTCAAGAGCGACCGCAGCATCACGGGCATGGACGACAAATTCCATATCGTGATCGAATCACGCGACCCGAAATTCGATGCGGCCCGCACCCGCGCCCTGCTCGAACAGGCCGGCGGCCGCGACATCGCCGAGCTGGAAGCCTGATTCAACCGCCACCATGCGCTACGTTTACCTGGCCACCTTTTTCCTGATCGTCCTTGCGGTTTCCGTCCTCGGTTTCCGCGGGTCGCTTTTCACGCATCCGCCCATCGAGATCTTTTCCGACATGGATCACCAGGCGAAATACAAGCCGCAGGCCGAGTCGCAATTTTTTGCCGACCGCCGCGCCGATCGCCCGGCTCCCGCCGGCACCGTCGCCTACGGACGCAGCGCCGGCGAGCCGGCCAATGCCGATTTCCTGCGAGCCGATTCCGCCTATTACGAGGGCAAGAGCAGCGACGGTTCCTTCGCGAAGGGCTTCCCGGCGGAAGTGCCGGTGACCGCCGCGCTTCTCGAACGCGGACAGGAACGCTACGGCATCTACTGCGCGCCCTGCCACGGCGCGCTCGGCGACGGCAACGGCATCACCAAGCAGTACGGCATGGGCGCCACGCCCACGTACCACGACGACCGCCTCCGCACCATGGCCGAGGGCGAAATCTACAACACCATCATCCACGGCAAGGGCAACATGCTCTCCTACGCCGACAAGCTCGACGTCCACGACCGCTGGGCCGTGATCGCCTACGTCCGCGCCCTCCAGCGCGCGCAGTTCGCCACGCCCGCCGACGTCCCCGCCAACCACCGCACCGAACTCGGACTGAAGTAAATGAGCACTCACGTCGCCACCGCCTCCTCCTCTCTCCCGCCGCCGCCCGCCGCCAATGCCGCGGCGCCCGCCGGCGCGATGCCCGTGCCCGCCTCCGGCGCTGCCGCCCGGGCGCTCGTCATCGGCGCCGCCGGGCTCATCGCTACCGCCGTCGGGCTCGTATTTTCCACCGCCAAGACCGTGGCGTTTTCCTACCTCGTGGGCATCACCTTCTGGACCGGACTCGCCCTCGGCATGCTCTTCCTCGTGATGATCCATCACATCTTCGACGCGAGCTGGTCGACGGTCCTCCGCCGCCAGTACGAACACGGTCTTGCCGCCTTCAAGTGGCTCGGGCTCCTTTTCGTGCCGCTTGTCGTGACGATATTCATCAACCCGTCACTCATCTGGAAGTGGATGGACCCGGCCTACGACCTCTCCAAGGTCGGCGGCCACGGCACGGTCGGCAGCGATATTCTCTGGATCAAGAAATCGGGTCTGCTCAGTCCCCAGTTTTTCCTGGTCGCGACCATCGCCTCGTTCCTCATCTGGATGTGGCTCTCCGCCCGCCTCCGCCGCGCCTCCTTCACCCAGGACGCCGATGGCGACATCAAGTGGACCTTCACCAACCGCAAGACGGCGGCCTTCGGCCTCCCGCTCGCCGCGATCACACTCACCCTCTGCGTCATCCTCTGGGTGAAGTCGCTCGACTACCACTGGTTCTCGACGATGTACGGCGTCTGGTATTTCGCCGGCTGCGTCCGCGTGGCGCTTTCGGCCGGCGTCATCATCATGCTCTGGCTCTGGCAGCGCGGCGACTACAAGGGCATTCTCAATGACAACCACCTGCACTCGATCGGCCAGCTCATGTTCGCCTTCACGGTGTTCTGGGCCTACGTGACGTTCTCGCAGTATTTCCTGATCTGGAACGCCAACGTGCCCGAGGAGACTTTCTGGTACAACATTCGCGAGCTGAATCCCTCGAACAACGCGCCCAACCAGTGGAAGTGGGTCGGCATGTTCCTGCTCTTCGGCCACTTCTTCTTCCCGTTCTTCGCGCTCATCAGCTACCCGGCCAAAATCTGCAAGGGCTGGATGAAGTTCATGAGCTTCTTCATCGCCTTCGCCTTCCTGATCGACGTCATCTACAACATTCTTCCTTCGAAGAAGATCGTCTCGGCGGGCATCGAGGGCGGCAATCCGTATCCGTTTATCGGCGACGGCCTGATCTGGGTCGTCACCTCGGTGATCGGCATCGGCGGCGTCTGCGTGTGGGCCTACCTGCGCAGCTTCCCGACCGCCAAGCTCATCCCGATCCGCGACCCCCGCATCGGCGAATGCCTCACGCATCACTAACTACTTCAACAAAACCCGATCCGGTGAACCACAGGGACACAAAGACACAGAGGTCAAACCACAGAGAACCCGACCCGCGGGCTTCTCTACCCTCTCTGTGCGGTCTTTTCTCTGTGTCTCTGTGGTTAATCTGAAAACCATCCGTCCATGAGCACAGCCACGCCTGCCGCCGAACCTGCCAAAACCTCCTCCTTCCTCATCACGCTTGCCGCGGTGATCGGCGGGTTCGCGATCTTTGCGCTGATCCTCTTCATCGCCTACCTGCCGCAAAAGCCCGCGCCCATCGCGATCGACAACGGCACGCGTACGCCGGAGGAGCGCGCCGCCGCCCTTGCCGAGCTTCACGCCAAGGAGCATGCCGCCGCCACGAGTTACGGCTGGGTCGACCAGGAAAAACGCATCGTCCGTATCCCGATCGACGAAGCCATGCGCCTCACCGTCCGCGACCTCGTCGCCGGCGGCAGCAAGGAGAATGCGAAATGAGCGAGAGCACCGGCACGATGGAGTGGTTTTTTTACGCAGTCGCGTTTCCGGTCACGCTGCTCCTCCTGGCTTCCGCCGTGTACGCCCTTTACTGGGCTTCGAAAAACGGCCAGCTTCGCGAGTTCGAAAAAGGCGCCGAGTCGATTTTCGACGACAAGGAACCCGTCGGCGTGCAGACCGATTTTTTCCCGGCCGGAAAGAAGAAAACCAAAAACGTCAAAAACACTGCCGACAGAAAACAACCCGCCGCCTGACTTTATTAGTGTTCATCAGTGTCCATTAGTGGTTCACAAAAACCGCCCGCAATGTCCGCATCCGCCCTCACCACCTCCCTCAATCCCGCCACGCCGGCCGAAGACATCGCCGTGCGTGCCGAATTGAGCGAGATCGACGCCTCCGCCCGCGCTCCCGCGATTTTTTTCCTCGGCTCGGCCGTCCTCTGGCTCCTCGTCGGCACGCTCTACGCGCTGATCGCCTCGATCAAGCTCCACCAGCCGCACTTTCTGGGCAACATCGAGTGGCTTTCGTTCGGCCACGCCCGCACCGTCCACCTCAACACGGTGATTTACGGCTGGGCGACCAATGCCGCCATCGCCGTGTCTTTCTGGCTGATGGCGCGGCTCTCGCGTTCCACGATCCGCCACTCGGGCCTGCTCTTCATCGCGGGCGCATTCTGGAACATCGGCGTCACCATCGGCGTGATCGGCATCATGCGCGGCGATTCCAACGCGATCGAGTGGCTGGAAATGCCGTCCTACGCGACGCCGCTCCTCTTTGTCGCCTACGCCCTGATCGGCGCCTGGGCCATCATCACTTTCCGCTTCGGCAAGTCGCGCCACATCTACGTCTCGCAGTGGTACATCCTCGCCGCGCTCTTCTGGTTCCCGTGGCTCTACTCCATCGCGCAGATCATGCTCGTTTTCTCGCCGGCGCGCGGCACCGTGCAGAGTCTCGTCAACTGGTGGTTTGCCCACAATGTCCTCGGCCTCTGGTTCACGCCGATCGGCCTCGGGTCCGTGTATTATTTTCTCCCGAAAGTCCTCGGCAAGCCCATCCACAGTTACTACCTGTCGATCCTCGGCTTCTGGTCCCTCGCGCTCTTCTACAACTGGGCGGGTGTCCACCACCTGATCGGCGGCCCGGTGCCGGTGTGGGTGCAGTCGTGCGGCATCGTCGCCTCGCTCATGATGACCGTCCCGGTGATCGTCACCGGTATCAACCACCACATGACGATGGTCGGCAGCTTCGGGAAACTGAAAAGCAGCCCCACGCTGCGGTTCATCGTTTTCGGCGCGGTCAACTACACCCTCGTCTCGCTCCAGGGTTCGGCCATGTCGCTGCGGAGCTGGGCCGAGATCACGCACTTCACCCAGTTCACCATCGCCCACGCGCACTGGGGCATGTACGCCTTTTTCACGATGGTGATGTTCGGGGCGATCTACTACATCATGCCCCGCCTCGTCCTCAAGGAGTGGCCCTCGGCGAAACTGATCAGCATCCATTTCTGGGCGACCGCCATCGGCATCCTCGCCTACGTCATCGGCCTCTCCTGGGGCGGCATCCTGCAAGGCATCCTGACCAACGCTCCGAAACTCGCCGAGTCCCTCGGCATGCAGGAGGGAACAGACCCGGTGGCCTTTATCGAGACCGTGAAGGTAACGCTGCCCTGGCTGGAATTCCGCACCTACTCGGGCATCCTCATCACGATCGGGCACATCGCCTTCGCGGTAAACTTTGTGTGGATACTCCTTCGCAAACGTCCGGCCGGTTCCACCGCGCCCACCCTCTTTACCAGCGGCTCTGAAATGGAGGTGACTGCCCGATGAATCGCGCACCGATCCTCTTTCTCGGCATCTTCGTCACGCTCGCCTTTTCCTGGACGGGTATCGTGCTGACCAACCAGATCAGTTTCGGCAAACTCACGCCCTACGTCAGCGAGGACGAAGGCAAGACCTGGCCGCAACAACTCCCCGGCTCCGCCGCCCGCGGCAAGGATGTTTACCGGGAGATGGGCTGCGTCTACTGCCACACCCAGCAGGTCCGCCGTCCCGGTTACGGCGTGGACATCGAACGCAACTGGGGCGAGCGCCAGAGCGTGGCCCGCGACTACATCCGGGAACAACGCGTCTACCTCGGCACCATGCGCACCGGCCCCGACCTGCGCAACGTCGGCGCCCGCTATGCCGGCCAGGGCGGCATCGACTGGCACTACAAGCACCTGTACGACCCCGTGCTCACCTCGCCCGGCTCGATCATGCAGCCGTACGCGTTTCTTTTCGATTATCGCCCCGTGGTCGGCCAGCCCTCGGACAAGGCGATCGACCGCCTCTTCACGCCCGAGGAAAAACGCAAGTATGGCATCGACAAGCCCGGCTACGAACTCGTCCCGAGCCAGCGCGCCGAGGACCTCGTGCACTACCTGCTGAGCCTGAACGACACTCCGTACACCTATCCCGAAGAGGCTCGCCGCGTGTATGTCGCGCCGCCGCCGGAAAAGAAGGAAGGCGAAGCGAAGCCGGCCGAAGCCGCGCCGGCTGCCGAGGTGAAGGCCGACGCCCAAACCGGGGAGCAGAAGGAGGAACAGAAATGAGCCAGCCTTCCGATCCGTCCCCGGCCAGCAATCCCCGGCTCGAACAGGCCGCCGTCACCGACGAGAGCATCCAGAAGGTGCACTCGATCCTGATCCGCGAGCATGGCGAACCGAGCGAAGGTTATCACCCGATGCCCCTGTTCCTGCTCGGGTTTATCTCGGCGATGATCCTGATTTCCGCGATCTACCTCGTGCACTATCGCGGTGATTTCGACCCGCTCGTCTACGACGAACGCTACGACCCGAAGCTGGCGGCAGCCTCGGCCGGTCCCGTGCAGCTGACGCCCGAGCAGATGGTCGCCCAGGGCAAAAAACTTTTCCAGACCTGTGCGACCTGTCACCAGGCGACCGGGCAGGGTATCAAGGGCACCTATCCGCCGCTGGCCGGTTCGGAGTGGGCGCAGGGCAGCGAGGAGCGGGTGATCCGCATCCTGCTGCACGGCCTCAGCGGCGAACTCAAGGTGCATGGCGAGACCTACAACGGGAACATGCCGGCCTTCGGTCCGGGCGGTGGCTACAACTGGAAAGACGACCGCATCGCCTATGTGCTGACCTACGTCCGCCAGGAGTGGGGCAACACCGCCGGCCCGGTCACGCCGGAAAAGGTGAAGGAAGTCCGCACCGCCACCGCCGACCGCAAGACACCCTGGACGCAGTCCGAGCTGGAAGCGATCGAGTAGCCGGCCGCTTCCCGCCCCACTGCTTATACCAAAGGCCCAAAGCTTCCGGATTTTTACACAAAGGCCGCAAAGAGCGCAAAGGATTGCCAGCTATCTCCTTCGCGACCTTTGCGATCTTTGTGTAAAATCAACAACCTTCGGGACACAGGTATTACGGCGGCGTTTGCCGGTTTGCCGGGCAAGCCTGTCCGGCCTGTTTTTTACGTCGGGGCGCGCTCTTTCCGGGTAGCCACGTGCCTTCGCACAAGACCAGTTTGGGAGAGCCGGGAAGTCCGCGCTCGTTGTGCAGGATATGGGCGGCGACGAGATCGACGGCATTGGTGCCGGTCACTTCGTAATGCTGGTCGATCCCGGCGATTCCTCGCGCCGCGGCATCGGGAGGTGTGTCGAGGCTGGCCCAGGCCGGCCTCGAGGAGACCCGAAGGGGCAGGGCAGCCAGCAATCGTTCAGGCTCCACACCCTGAAACAGGACCACCTCGGGATGTCGCTCTCTGGCCCACGCGGCGAACCGTTCCACAGTGATATCCGGTTCGGCCAGAATCAGCGGGGCCGCCTCACGGATTCCGAGAGGATGGTGTATCAGGAAGCTGCCTTCCCAGAGATGATCCTGCCTGCGGAAACTGCCGCCGCCGACACACAGCCCGATGCGCGAGTAACCGGATCTCCGGAGTTCTCTCATCGCGCAGGTCATGCCTTGCCAGTGGTCCGGCGCGACGCGATGGAGAGCGGGGCCGATCTGCCCGCGACCGATGATCACGGTCGAAAAGTGTTCCCATCGCAGGGTCATCCCGAATTCCGTGTGGTGAAGCAGCGGAGAGATGATCACGCCATGGATGCCTCGGGCGGCGAGGATCCCGCTCAGCCGCGCCATGCCGATCCCGTCTTCGGCAGGATAAAACGATTCGAGGCCGAAGCCCAGGGCGGCTGCGCGCGATCCGATCCCGGCAAGCAGTCGTTGCAGAAAAGGATTACGCGCCACTTCCCGCCGGTGCGCGTCGAGCCAGAGCAACGCCAGATTTTCCCGGGTCCGGCCGGTTTTTGACGCGCGCATGTAAGCCATCATTCTGGTGATCTGCGGATCAGCCTGATAACCGAGTCGTCGTGCGATTTCCACTACCCGTTTGCGAGTTGACGCCGAAACCTCGGGGTGTGAACGCAACGCTCGCGAGACGGTCATTTCGGAGACCCCGCTTATCCGGGCGATGTCGCGAAGAGACGGCGGTGCGGGAGGAGAGGACGAGACGGAAAGCGGGACAGCGGCGGACATGACCGTTACCCTAACGGAAAACTCCGGTCGTGGAATCCCGGAACATCGTTTTTCTGTCAATCCATGCACTCCTCTCCCGATGATCCCGCGCACCCGCTCCCTGCCGGGCGTCCGAAGCCGACGGCCATCGTCACTGGAGCCTCCGCCGGTTACGGAGCCGGCATCGCTGAGGCGTTGTGCCGGGCCGGTTTTGCGGTTTTTGTCACGGCCCGCAGCGCCGGGAAACTCGGGCAGGTCGCCGCCCGGATCGGGGCGACGGCCATCGTCGCCGACGTGACACGGCCGGAGGATCGGGATCGCGTGGTGTCGACCGTGCTCGCCGCCGGCGGACGGATCGACGTGCTGGTCAACAACGCCGGCGCCGCCGGCCGGGTCGCTTGTGTGGACGGGCAGACGGACGAGGAGATCGTCCGCACGCTGACGCTCAACCTCACGTCGGTCTTCTTCGGTTGTCGCCGTGTCGGGGCGGTGATGCGTCGCCAGAAAAGTGGCGTCATGCTCAACATCTCCAGCGTGTGCGCGAGGTACTCCTGGCCAGGCTGGTCGGTGTATTCTGCAGCCAAGGCCGGCGTCGAACGGCTGGGCAAAGGCCTTTATGCGGAGCTGCGCGAGGCCGGTGTCCGCGTGACCACGCTGACTCCTTCCTGGGGTGCGACGGAATTCGGCAACGCTTCCGCCATTGCCGGACATCCGTCGCTGGCACCGGAAATCCGCACCCGCTGCACCCGGCCGGCGGAGTTGGGAAAAATCGTTGTCGACATTGTGTGCGCACCGTCGCACCTGGAAATCCTCGACCTCACCGTAGTGCCGACGGTGCAGGAAATCATTCCCCTGTGAACATCGCAGCCCGGCGGGTCATCATCCCGCGCCCCGCCGCCGCACCGGAAAAATCTTCCCATGGCAACAGGATCGCCAGACACCCCTGAAACATCAGCGACACGGCATGCCTTCGACGTGGTGGTCGTGGGCGGAGGCAGCGGAGGATTCGCGGCTGCTCTGGCGGCCGCGCGTTCCGGTGGCGAAGTGCTGCTGGTGGAAAAAAGCGATTCGCTCGGCGGCAACGCTGTCCGCGGCGGAGTCAACACATGGGAGCCCGGTGTGGGCGGGACCGGCATTCCGTTCGACCTCTACAGGCGCCTCCAACGGTATCCGGGAGCCGTGGGCATTTATTCTTTCGGCCGGCACATCGCTTGGCAACCGGCCGACGGGGGTCGCAGGTTTCCGGGGGCCGAATTGTTGATCGATCCCGCCAGGCGCTACCTCGACACCCTGCGCCGCTTCGGGGCGCCGCCCTCGTTTGCCGAGGAACGCTTCCGGCGCGAGCACTGGCATGGCGTGCAGTTCGAGCCGGACGTTTACGCTTCCGCGATGGAAGCGATGCTTCGGGAAACCGGCTGCTGCACTCTCTGGAAAAACACGCGGTTGGTCGATCTTGCGAGCGAAGGCCGCAAGATCACCTCGCTGGTCCTCGACAATGGAAAAACCGTGACGGCTTCCTGCTTCGTGGACGCCACCGCCGACATCGTGCTGGGCCGGCGAGCCGGATGCGCGACCTCGCTCGGGCAAGAGCCCCGGTCGCTTTATGGCGAACCGGGCGCTCCCCTGACGCCGGGTCCTTTCATCAACGGCGTCACGCTTTGTTATCGTGTCAGCCCCGCAGGAGAGGCGGGCGTGGAACCGCTGCCGCCGGACATCCCCCGTCATTGCTGGTGGAACGAGGGCTTTCCGGTGGCGTCGTGCGCCCGGTATCCGGGTGGTGATTACAACATCAATTCGCTGCCGACCATGGACGGATGCGAAGCGATGCGCCTCGGCTACGCCGACGCTTACGCCGAATGCCGGCGCCGCATCCGCGCGCACTGGCATCACCTGCAGACGACGTTTACCGAATTTCAGCGTTATCGCCTCGCATCGGTGGCGCCGGCGCTCGGCGTGCGGGAAGGACCGCGCCTGCTCGGGCGTTACGTGCTCACCGAGCACGACCTGGTCGCCGGGCTCGCCGGCCAGAGGCATGATGACATCATCGCCCTCGCCGATCACGCGAAGGACACGCACGGCAACGAGACCGGCCGGTCCGGCGCGCGCGAGTTGGCCGCTCCCTACGGCGTGCCGTTTCGCTGCCTGTTGCCGCTGGAGTTCGACAATCTGATGGTGGCATGTCGCGGAGCGAGCTTCTCGTCGGTGGCGGTGTCCAGTTGCCGGCTTTCGCGCACGATGATGCAGCTCGGCCAGGCTGCGGGAACTGCGGCGGCTCTGGCCATCCGGCACCGGTGTGACTCACCTGCCGACGTATCCCCCGGCCTGCTTCGCGAGAGCCTGATCGGGCAGCATGTGGAGCTTTCCTGGCCGCGCTCCGAAGAAATGGTCCGCTATCTGGACGAAACTTCCGGCGATGCGGTAATGCCCGTCAAGGCTCCGGCAGCCGGCAAGTAGGCCGGAATCGGGTCGAGACGAGGCAACCGATACCGTTCCCGGGA harbors:
- a CDS encoding Fe-S-cluster-containing hydrogenase codes for the protein MAHADTSTAAIPRPAILDEVKPAHLPRATLVENKRSFNWVTEKICGIIESKTPTWWWVCFALACCVASFTVAGIAYLVSTGVGVWGHANPVNWAWDIVNFVFWIGIGHAGTLISAILCLLRQKWRTSINRAAEAMTIFAVVCAGIFPVFHVGRVWYAVWPGFLFPVPNSNGIWPNFRSPLEWDVFAVSTYATVSVLFWYVGLVPDLAVLRDRFFAAGNRLKATLYGLFAMGWRGSNRHWSNYEMAYLILAGVSTPLVLSVHTIVSFDFAVSLIPGWHTTIFPPYFVAGAIFSGFGMVLTLMLPLRSIFKLQDLITQYHIDCMCKITLATGTIVGYAYGMEFFIAWYGANPYEGFAFINRAFGHYAWAYWIMITCNVITPQFFWFRKIRENTALVWVLSIFVNVGMWFERFVIIVTSLARDFLPSSWGYYSPSIVEVFTFFGTFGVFSVLFLLFIRFLPIMPMAEIKAVMPQADVHGGHDHKH
- a CDS encoding cytochrome C, producing the protein MRYVYLATFFLIVLAVSVLGFRGSLFTHPPIEIFSDMDHQAKYKPQAESQFFADRRADRPAPAGTVAYGRSAGEPANADFLRADSAYYEGKSSDGSFAKGFPAEVPVTAALLERGQERYGIYCAPCHGALGDGNGITKQYGMGATPTYHDDRLRTMAEGEIYNTIIHGKGNMLSYADKLDVHDRWAVIAYVRALQRAQFATPADVPANHRTELGLK
- a CDS encoding membrane protein translates to MSASALTTSLNPATPAEDIAVRAELSEIDASARAPAIFFLGSAVLWLLVGTLYALIASIKLHQPHFLGNIEWLSFGHARTVHLNTVIYGWATNAAIAVSFWLMARLSRSTIRHSGLLFIAGAFWNIGVTIGVIGIMRGDSNAIEWLEMPSYATPLLFVAYALIGAWAIITFRFGKSRHIYVSQWYILAALFWFPWLYSIAQIMLVFSPARGTVQSLVNWWFAHNVLGLWFTPIGLGSVYYFLPKVLGKPIHSYYLSILGFWSLALFYNWAGVHHLIGGPVPVWVQSCGIVASLMMTVPVIVTGINHHMTMVGSFGKLKSSPTLRFIVFGAVNYTLVSLQGSAMSLRSWAEITHFTQFTIAHAHWGMYAFFTMVMFGAIYYIMPRLVLKEWPSAKLISIHFWATAIGILAYVIGLSWGGILQGILTNAPKLAESLGMQEGTDPVAFIETVKVTLPWLEFRTYSGILITIGHIAFAVNFVWILLRKRPAGSTAPTLFTSGSEMEVTAR
- a CDS encoding cytochrome C oxidase, which translates into the protein MNRAPILFLGIFVTLAFSWTGIVLTNQISFGKLTPYVSEDEGKTWPQQLPGSAARGKDVYREMGCVYCHTQQVRRPGYGVDIERNWGERQSVARDYIREQRVYLGTMRTGPDLRNVGARYAGQGGIDWHYKHLYDPVLTSPGSIMQPYAFLFDYRPVVGQPSDKAIDRLFTPEEKRKYGIDKPGYELVPSQRAEDLVHYLLSLNDTPYTYPEEARRVYVAPPPEKKEGEAKPAEAAPAAEVKADAQTGEQKEEQK
- a CDS encoding cytochrome C, which gives rise to MSQPSDPSPASNPRLEQAAVTDESIQKVHSILIREHGEPSEGYHPMPLFLLGFISAMILISAIYLVHYRGDFDPLVYDERYDPKLAAASAGPVQLTPEQMVAQGKKLFQTCATCHQATGQGIKGTYPPLAGSEWAQGSEERVIRILLHGLSGELKVHGETYNGNMPAFGPGGGYNWKDDRIAYVLTYVRQEWGNTAGPVTPEKVKEVRTATADRKTPWTQSELEAIE